Proteins from a genomic interval of Echeneis naucrates chromosome 21, fEcheNa1.1, whole genome shotgun sequence:
- the cdca7a gene encoding cell division cycle-associated protein 7a: protein MPLTRSKKLAVHPSPSTRMSLRSFRSVPLVPMETSSSSSDDSCDSFGSDGGFANTRSSLRQTRRTAQKPKVFEATSEEDSCSGYEEREINRQMKSMKVDSEPPKRGRRSAILKVAMTFPTKRQGKKRPASEPLPQPKVQDSDSEEEENFMDKRALNIKENKEMLAKLMAELNKVPGLFPRRMALSGSAMPRQAPRRSTGTPRSCRRNPERLSRPHTRSRTLVDGPPSPPPEEEPEDKFSLVRKSRYYEDDDERPRRRSFNGIKAIPHVVRPVEDITEAELQRICYVVRDKVYDSATGSTCHQCRQKTVDTKTNCRNPECVGVRGQFCGPCLRNRYGEEVRDALLNPDWQCPPCRGICNCSFCRAREGRCATGVLVYLAKYHGYDNVHAYLKSLKKEMEENE, encoded by the exons ATGCCCCTGACCCGCTCCAAG AAACTGGCGGTCCATCCGTCTCCGTCCACCAGGATGAGCCTGAGGAGCTTTCGCAGTGTCCCGCTGGTTCCCATGGAGAcgtcctcttcttcctctgatgaCAGCTGTGATAGCTTTGGCTCCGATGGAGGCTTTGCAAATACg AGGAGCAGCTTAAGACAGACGAGGAGGACGGCACAGAAACCGAAGGTGTTTGAAGCCACATCAGAGGAGGACTCATGCAGCGGgtatgaggagagagagatcaaCAGGCAGATGAAATCCATG AAAGTGGACTCTGAACCTCCAAAACGAGGCCGCAGATCTGCCATTTTAAAGGTCGCCATGACATTCCCGACCAAGAGGCAGGGCAAGAAGAGGCCTGCGTCTGAGCCACTTCCTCAGCCCAAAGTACAGGACTCAgactctgaggaggaagagaactTTATGGACAAGAGAGCCCTGAATATCAAGGAGAACAAAGAAATG CTTGCAAAGCTAATGGCAGAGCTGAACAAAGTTCCTGGACTCTTTCCGAGACGGATGGCGTTGTCAGGGTCCGCTATG CCTCGTCAGGCACCTCGTCGCTCCACAGGAACACCTAGATCTTGCCGGAGAAATCCAGAGCGTCTCTCTCGACCCCACACACGTTCCCGAACGCTGGTGGACGGACCCCCCAGCCCGCCACCAGAGGAGGAACCCGAGGATAAGTTTAGCCTGGTTCGCAAAAGCCGCTACTacgaagatgatgatgagcGA CCTCGTCGCCGCTCCTTCAATGGTATCAAGGCCATCCCTCATGTGGTGCGGCCTGTAGAGGACATcacagaggcagagctgcagcgCATCTGCTATGTCGTGCGGGATAAAGTCTACGACAGCGCCACT GGATCCACTTGCCACCAGTGCCGCCAGAAAACAGTCGACACCAAAACTAACTGCCGTAATCCAGAGTGCGTCGGAGTGAGAGGCCAGTTCTGTGGCCCCTGTCTGCGAAACCGCTATGGAGAAGAAGTCCGTGACGCTCTGCTCAATCCG GACTGGCAGTGCCCACCATGCAGAGGGATCTGTAACTGCAGCTTCTGCCGTGCCCGAGAAGGCCGCTGTGCTACAGGGGTGTTGGTTTACTTGGCCAAATACCACGGCTACGATAATGTGCATGCCTATCTGAAAAG CTTGAAaaaggagatggaggaaaatgagtga
- the map3k20a gene encoding mitogen-activated protein kinase kinase kinase 20 isoform X1: MSSPRASFVQIKFDDIIFHENCGGGSFGSVYRARWISQDKEVAVKKLLKIENEAEILSVLSHRNIIQFYGAIVESPNYGIITEYASGGSLYDYLSSDMSENMDMGQIMTWAADIARGMHYLHSEAPINVIHRDLKSRNVVLAADSVLKICDFGASKFLSHTTHMSLVGTFPWMAPEVIQSLPVSETCDTFSYGVVLWEMLTREIPFKGLEGLQVAWLVVEKNERLTIPSACPVSFAKLMKACWKTEPKERPVFKEILSTLESMSNDSQLPQQCNSFLHNKAEWRCEIEATLERLKKLERDLSTKEQELKERERRLKMWERKLIEQSNSPLLPTLDIYAWTEENVYFWLQQIFSAGEGTHDMQPYAELFKENHITGERLLLLTENDMRDMGVKSKGHVMHLKGEIEHLTNDYLGFIHFPPLFKGELEKEVERTKKVNLELVFGYHWKPGTGKSDCKWKMYMELDGDDVAVTYIKDVIFNTNLQGTEVLRLTKPPFVMDKWIIGIQENQKVDYIVNYENDVMSPKSTRHSFLMTWSLSGGQDQIKNVELVIETTPVNNDWNITDRFNSDIDPTWMYKVRLKQRMAQELQQPTAAPLSSRNLPQFLSAHESQSFSYAAAVRRSPNRIGASPRVDSQSSSPTAGLSAKLSLFHLGSKGSSPSSTTSESTSERERERPLSAGAVYNQRRNSYFGSTLTAGRERGRGHAWTNTREYNCHSKTSKTSRQSARPRSNSYSATSQNRPHMIPGMLSVAEKPSEDKEGTKSSEGGWIKVERQKRSPRHDNKQVRGRQRRGGRGGRGGGGRT; the protein is encoded by the exons ATGTCGTCTCCAAGAGCCTCCTTCGTGCAAATCAAGTTTGATGACATTATCTTCCACGAGAATTGTGGTGGCGGCAGCTTTGGTAGTGTGTACCGAGCCAGGTGGATCTCCCAGGACAAAGAGGTGGCAGTGAAAAAACTGCTCAAGATTGAAAATGAG GCTGAAATCCTCAGTGTCCTCAGCCACCGTAACATCATTCAATTTTATGGCGCAATCGTTGAGTCGCCCAACTATGGAATCATCACTG AGTACGCAAGTGGTGGGTCATTGTATGACTACTTGTCCAGTGATATGAGTGAGAACATGGACATGGGACAGATCATGACATGGGCCGCAGACATTGCGAGAG GGATGCACTATTTACATTCAGAAGCTCCAATTAATGTGatccacagagacctgaagTCCAGgaatg TTGTTTTGGCTGCAGACAGTGTTCTCAAG ATTTGTGACTTTGGGGCATCTAAGTTCTTGtcccacacaacacacatgtcGTTGGTTGGCACTTTTCCCTGGATGGCTCCAGAAGTGATCCAGAGCCTGCCTGTTTCTGAGACCTGTGACACTTTCTCCTATGGCGTT GTACTTTGGGAAATGCTCACCCGTGAGATACCTTTCAAAGGTCTGGAAGGTCTACAAGTGGCCTGGCTCGTCGTGGAGAAAAATGAG aggttAACCATTCCTAGTGCCTGTCCTGTCAGTTTTGCCAAGCTCATGAAAGCATGCTGGAAAACAGAGCCAAAA GAAAGGCCAGTCTTCAAGGAGATCCTCTCTACTTTGGAGTCCATGTCAAATGACAGCCAACTTCCTCAACAGTGCAACTCTTTCCTTCACAACAAGGCTGAATGGAG GTGTGAGATTGAAGCTACACTTGAGAGACTCAAGAAGCTGGAGAGGGACCTGAGCACTAAAGagcaggagctgaaggagcGAGAGCGGCGTCTGAAGATGTGGGAGCGCAAACTCATTGAACAGTCCAACAGCCCG ttgCTGCCCACGCTTGACATCTATGCTTGGACTGAGGAGAATGTG TATTTCTGGCTGCAGCAAATATTCTCTGCAG GGGAAGGCACACATGACATGCAGCCATATGCCGAACTGTTTAAGGAAAATCACATCACCGGAGAGAGACTGCTGTTGCTCACAGAAAACGACATGCGGGACATGGGGGTCAAGTCCAAAGGTCACGTCATGCACCTTAAG GGAGAAATTGAACATCTCACAAATGATTACCTTGGGTTCATCCACTTCCCACCACTATTTAAG GGCGAGCTGGAAAAGGAGGTTGAAAGGACTAAAAAAGTAAATCTGGAGCTGGTGTTTGGGTACCACTGGAAACCAGGGACTGGGAAATCT GACTGCAAATGGAAAATGTACATGGAACTTGATGGAGATGACGTCGCAGTAACCTACATCAAAGACGTCATCTTTAATACCAACCTGCAGGGTACAGAAGTCCTGCGGCTGACTAAG CCTCCCTTTGTGATGGACAAGTGGATCATTGGAATACAAGAGAATCAGAAAGTGGACTACATTGTGAATTATGAG AATGATGTCATGTCACCAAAGTCTACGAGACATAGCTTCCTGATGACGTGGAGTCTCAGTGGTGGACAAGACCAGATCAAGAACGTGGAGCTGGTCATTGAAACGACACCGGTTAACAACGACTGGAACATCACGGACAGGTTTAACTCCG ATATTGATCCCACGTGGATGTACAAGGTAAGGTTAAAGCAGAGGATGGCCCAGGAACTGCAGCAGCCGACTGCAGCTCCCCTCAGCAGCCGCAATCTGCCTCAGTTCCTGTCTGCACATGAAAGCCAGAGCTTCTCTTATGCTGCAGCTGTGCGTCGCTCTCCAAACCGCATTGGTGCATCTCCGAGGGTTGACTCACAGAGCTCCTCGCCAACTGCTGGCCTGTCAGCCAAACTCTCGCTGTTCCATCTGGGGTCAAAGGGCAGCAGTCCTTCCAGCACTACATCAGAGAGCACCTCGGAGAGGGAACGAGAGCGCCCACTCAGTGCTGGAGCAGTTTATAACCAGCGCAGAAACAGCTACTTTGGCAGCACACTCACTGCGGGGAGGGAACGGGGCAGGGGGCATGCGTGGACCAACACAAGAGAATACAACTGTCATAGTAAAACCAGCAAAACCTCACGACAGTCAGCGAGACCTCGGTCTAACAGTTACAGTGCCACTTCACAGAACCGCCCACACATGATACCAGGTATGTTGTCTGTGGCAGAAAAGCCTAGTGAGGATAAAGAAGGGACCAAGTCCAGTGAGGGGGGGTGGATCAAAGTTGAGCGACAGAAAAGATCACCACGTCATGACAACAAACAAGTCAGAGGTCGACAGAGGAGAGGTGGCAGAGGAGGGCGCGGTGGTGGGGGAAGAACCTAA
- the map3k20a gene encoding mitogen-activated protein kinase kinase kinase 20 isoform X2, whose product MSSPRASFVQIKFDDIIFHENCGGGSFGSVYRARWISQDKEVAVKKLLKIENEAEILSVLSHRNIIQFYGAIVESPNYGIITEYASGGSLYDYLSSDMSENMDMGQIMTWAADIARGMHYLHSEAPINVIHRDLKSRNVVLAADSVLKICDFGASKFLSHTTHMSLVGTFPWMAPEVIQSLPVSETCDTFSYGVVLWEMLTREIPFKGLEGLQVAWLVVEKNERLTIPSACPVSFAKLMKACWKTEPKERPVFKEILSTLESMSNDSQLPQQCNSFLHNKAEWRCEIEATLERLKKLERDLSTKEQELKERERRLKMWERKLIEQSNSPLLPTLDIYAWTEENVYFWLQQIFSAGEGTHDMQPYAELFKENHITGERLLLLTENDMRDMGVKSKGHVMHLKGEIEHLTNDYLGFIHFPPLFKGELEKEVERTKKVNLELVFGYHWKPGTGKSDCKWKMYMELDGDDVAVTYIKDVIFNTNLQGTEVLRLTKPPFVMDKWIIGIQENQKVDYIVNYENDVMSPKSTRHSFLMTWSLSGGQDQIKNVELVIETTPVNNDWNITDRFNSDIDPTWMYKLCVALQTALVHLRGLTHRAPRQLLACQPNSRCSIWGQRAAVLPALHQRAPRRGNESAHSVLEQFITSAETATLAAHSLRGGNGAGGMRGPTQENTTVIVKPAKPHDSQRDLGLTVTVPLHRTAHT is encoded by the exons ATGTCGTCTCCAAGAGCCTCCTTCGTGCAAATCAAGTTTGATGACATTATCTTCCACGAGAATTGTGGTGGCGGCAGCTTTGGTAGTGTGTACCGAGCCAGGTGGATCTCCCAGGACAAAGAGGTGGCAGTGAAAAAACTGCTCAAGATTGAAAATGAG GCTGAAATCCTCAGTGTCCTCAGCCACCGTAACATCATTCAATTTTATGGCGCAATCGTTGAGTCGCCCAACTATGGAATCATCACTG AGTACGCAAGTGGTGGGTCATTGTATGACTACTTGTCCAGTGATATGAGTGAGAACATGGACATGGGACAGATCATGACATGGGCCGCAGACATTGCGAGAG GGATGCACTATTTACATTCAGAAGCTCCAATTAATGTGatccacagagacctgaagTCCAGgaatg TTGTTTTGGCTGCAGACAGTGTTCTCAAG ATTTGTGACTTTGGGGCATCTAAGTTCTTGtcccacacaacacacatgtcGTTGGTTGGCACTTTTCCCTGGATGGCTCCAGAAGTGATCCAGAGCCTGCCTGTTTCTGAGACCTGTGACACTTTCTCCTATGGCGTT GTACTTTGGGAAATGCTCACCCGTGAGATACCTTTCAAAGGTCTGGAAGGTCTACAAGTGGCCTGGCTCGTCGTGGAGAAAAATGAG aggttAACCATTCCTAGTGCCTGTCCTGTCAGTTTTGCCAAGCTCATGAAAGCATGCTGGAAAACAGAGCCAAAA GAAAGGCCAGTCTTCAAGGAGATCCTCTCTACTTTGGAGTCCATGTCAAATGACAGCCAACTTCCTCAACAGTGCAACTCTTTCCTTCACAACAAGGCTGAATGGAG GTGTGAGATTGAAGCTACACTTGAGAGACTCAAGAAGCTGGAGAGGGACCTGAGCACTAAAGagcaggagctgaaggagcGAGAGCGGCGTCTGAAGATGTGGGAGCGCAAACTCATTGAACAGTCCAACAGCCCG ttgCTGCCCACGCTTGACATCTATGCTTGGACTGAGGAGAATGTG TATTTCTGGCTGCAGCAAATATTCTCTGCAG GGGAAGGCACACATGACATGCAGCCATATGCCGAACTGTTTAAGGAAAATCACATCACCGGAGAGAGACTGCTGTTGCTCACAGAAAACGACATGCGGGACATGGGGGTCAAGTCCAAAGGTCACGTCATGCACCTTAAG GGAGAAATTGAACATCTCACAAATGATTACCTTGGGTTCATCCACTTCCCACCACTATTTAAG GGCGAGCTGGAAAAGGAGGTTGAAAGGACTAAAAAAGTAAATCTGGAGCTGGTGTTTGGGTACCACTGGAAACCAGGGACTGGGAAATCT GACTGCAAATGGAAAATGTACATGGAACTTGATGGAGATGACGTCGCAGTAACCTACATCAAAGACGTCATCTTTAATACCAACCTGCAGGGTACAGAAGTCCTGCGGCTGACTAAG CCTCCCTTTGTGATGGACAAGTGGATCATTGGAATACAAGAGAATCAGAAAGTGGACTACATTGTGAATTATGAG AATGATGTCATGTCACCAAAGTCTACGAGACATAGCTTCCTGATGACGTGGAGTCTCAGTGGTGGACAAGACCAGATCAAGAACGTGGAGCTGGTCATTGAAACGACACCGGTTAACAACGACTGGAACATCACGGACAGGTTTAACTCCG ATATTGATCCCACGTGGATGTACAAG CTGTGCGTCGCTCTCCAAACCGCATTGGTGCATCTCCGAGGGTTGACTCACAGAGCTCCTCGCCAACTGCTGGCCTGTCAGCCAAACTCTCGCTGTTCCATCTGGGGTCAAAGGGCAGCAGTCCTTCCAGCACTACATCAGAGAGCACCTCGGAGAGGGAACGAGAGCGCCCACTCAGTGCTGGAGCAGTTTATAACCAGCGCAGAAACAGCTACTTTGGCAGCACACTCACTGCGGGGAGGGAACGGGGCAGGGGGCATGCGTGGACCAACACAAGAGAATACAACTGTCATAGTAAAACCAGCAAAACCTCACGACAGTCAGCGAGACCTCGGTCTAACAGTTACAGTGCCACTTCACAGAACCGCCCACACATGA
- the map3k20a gene encoding mitogen-activated protein kinase kinase kinase 20 isoform X3, with protein MSSPRASFVQIKFDDIIFHENCGGGSFGSVYRARWISQDKEVAVKKLLKIENEAEILSVLSHRNIIQFYGAIVESPNYGIITEYASGGSLYDYLSSDMSENMDMGQIMTWAADIARGMHYLHSEAPINVIHRDLKSRNVVLAADSVLKICDFGASKFLSHTTHMSLVGTFPWMAPEVIQSLPVSETCDTFSYGVVLWEMLTREIPFKGLEGLQVAWLVVEKNERLTIPSACPVSFAKLMKACWKTEPKERPVFKEILSTLESMSNDSQLPQQCNSFLHNKAEWRCEIEATLERLKKLERDLSTKEQELKERERRLKMWERKLIEQSNSPVSSSVSPLAKKISAKSFYQSKTEESNSSEMSCQITTSSNQEANLQSLMKGFEDMFSADFSQPVLHSGMQVNMQAKQNSSKSSCVREGHKINVTLGSFTWSDDSE; from the exons ATGTCGTCTCCAAGAGCCTCCTTCGTGCAAATCAAGTTTGATGACATTATCTTCCACGAGAATTGTGGTGGCGGCAGCTTTGGTAGTGTGTACCGAGCCAGGTGGATCTCCCAGGACAAAGAGGTGGCAGTGAAAAAACTGCTCAAGATTGAAAATGAG GCTGAAATCCTCAGTGTCCTCAGCCACCGTAACATCATTCAATTTTATGGCGCAATCGTTGAGTCGCCCAACTATGGAATCATCACTG AGTACGCAAGTGGTGGGTCATTGTATGACTACTTGTCCAGTGATATGAGTGAGAACATGGACATGGGACAGATCATGACATGGGCCGCAGACATTGCGAGAG GGATGCACTATTTACATTCAGAAGCTCCAATTAATGTGatccacagagacctgaagTCCAGgaatg TTGTTTTGGCTGCAGACAGTGTTCTCAAG ATTTGTGACTTTGGGGCATCTAAGTTCTTGtcccacacaacacacatgtcGTTGGTTGGCACTTTTCCCTGGATGGCTCCAGAAGTGATCCAGAGCCTGCCTGTTTCTGAGACCTGTGACACTTTCTCCTATGGCGTT GTACTTTGGGAAATGCTCACCCGTGAGATACCTTTCAAAGGTCTGGAAGGTCTACAAGTGGCCTGGCTCGTCGTGGAGAAAAATGAG aggttAACCATTCCTAGTGCCTGTCCTGTCAGTTTTGCCAAGCTCATGAAAGCATGCTGGAAAACAGAGCCAAAA GAAAGGCCAGTCTTCAAGGAGATCCTCTCTACTTTGGAGTCCATGTCAAATGACAGCCAACTTCCTCAACAGTGCAACTCTTTCCTTCACAACAAGGCTGAATGGAG GTGTGAGATTGAAGCTACACTTGAGAGACTCAAGAAGCTGGAGAGGGACCTGAGCACTAAAGagcaggagctgaaggagcGAGAGCGGCGTCTGAAGATGTGGGAGCGCAAACTCATTGAACAGTCCAACAGCCCGGTGAGTTCCTCAGTGTCCCCTCT GGCAAAAAAGATAAGTGCTAAGTCGTTCTATCAGTCAAAGACGGAGGAATCAAACAGTTCAGAGATGTCGTGTCAGATCACAACCTCCAGTAATCAGGAGGCCAATCTGCAGTCCTTGATGAAAGGCTTTGAGGACATGTTTTCAGCGGACTTCAGCCAGCCTGTCCTGCACTCTGGCATGCAGGTGAACATGCAGGCCAAGCAAAACTCCTCCAAATCAAGCTGTGTCAGAGAAGGACACAAAATCAACGTCACTCTGGGAAGCTTCACTTGGTCTGATGACAGTGAATAA